A stretch of Rhodoferax potami DNA encodes these proteins:
- a CDS encoding DUF2252 family protein → MSHKNIEMLAEKLAAGRAMRKQTNRQSHLGTSDAFVTALTRHASAYADQVHRDFEVFRTNLSV, encoded by the coding sequence ATGAGCCATAAAAACATTGAGATGTTGGCAGAAAAATTGGCCGCCGGGCGGGCAATGCGCAAGCAAACCAATCGCCAGTCACACCTGGGCACGAGTGACGCCTTTGTTACCGCCCTGACTCGTCACGCAAGCGCGTATGCGGATCAGGTCCATCGAGATTTCGAGGTTTTCCGCACAAATTTGAGCGTTTGA
- a CDS encoding helix-turn-helix domain-containing protein: protein MPKPETTTDSIAVVAFDRISPFHLATPCVVFGESHPGCPPIDFKVCAAESGRLRTSAGFDIDVRYGLSALQHAATIIVPSWRDVAESPPKSLLKALNVAHERGAKIVGLCLGAFVLAEAGLLDGRKVTTHWAYAKDFGARYPAVQLDADVLYVEDRGVVTSAGTAAGLDCCLYLLRQMHGSQVANSVARRLVVSPHRQGGQAQFIEQPIPITPANSRLSDLFDWIRENLHLAHTVDALAERTFMSRRTFTRQFKQLTGMGVLSWLLSERLAYAQRLLESTGGSMEFVAERAGFGSVESLRLHFRRQFGIAPTEWRKQFRFSERN from the coding sequence ATGCCGAAACCTGAAACTACTACCGATTCGATCGCAGTCGTTGCATTCGATCGGATCAGCCCCTTTCACTTGGCCACACCGTGCGTGGTGTTCGGCGAGAGTCACCCGGGTTGTCCGCCGATCGACTTCAAAGTCTGTGCCGCTGAGTCAGGCAGGCTGCGCACGTCTGCAGGTTTTGATATCGACGTTCGTTATGGGCTGTCGGCACTGCAACATGCCGCGACCATCATCGTGCCCAGTTGGCGTGATGTCGCAGAAAGTCCTCCGAAGTCACTGCTCAAAGCCTTGAATGTTGCGCACGAGCGCGGCGCGAAGATTGTGGGCCTTTGCTTGGGCGCATTTGTCTTGGCTGAAGCGGGTTTGCTGGACGGGCGCAAGGTAACGACCCATTGGGCCTATGCCAAAGACTTTGGTGCGCGGTATCCCGCGGTTCAATTGGATGCCGATGTGCTCTATGTGGAAGATCGTGGAGTGGTCACCTCTGCCGGCACGGCAGCGGGGCTCGACTGTTGCCTGTACCTGCTGCGTCAAATGCATGGCTCACAAGTGGCCAATAGTGTGGCCAGGCGTTTGGTAGTTTCTCCGCACCGGCAGGGTGGACAGGCTCAATTCATCGAGCAACCCATTCCCATTACTCCCGCAAATTCCCGCCTCTCTGATTTGTTTGACTGGATTCGTGAGAACCTTCACCTCGCTCACACCGTAGACGCCCTCGCTGAGCGCACCTTCATGAGCCGGCGAACCTTTACCCGGCAGTTCAAGCAGCTTACGGGCATGGGTGTTTTGTCGTGGTTGCTGTCTGAGCGGCTGGCTTATGCCCAGCGGCTTTTGGAGTCCACCGGCGGATCCATGGAGTTTGTTGCAGAGCGAGCGGGATTCGGGTCCGTCGAGTCACTGCGATTGCACTTCCGCCGTCAATTTGGAATTGCACCGACGGAATGGAGAAAGCAATTTCGATTCTCAGAAAGAAACTGA
- a CDS encoding M13-type metalloendopeptidase — MHNGAMTVTENTADLGGITLAHAALKRFLAKNPTQDVDGLNADQRCFVAWSQMWAYKGRSERLRFLVSVDVHAIASVRAIAPLLHLDAFHQAFGTRPGDAMWRAPEKRLRIW, encoded by the coding sequence ATGCACAACGGCGCCATGACCGTCACAGAGAATACCGCTGACTTGGGTGGCATCACGCTCGCCCATGCAGCCTTGAAGCGCTTTCTGGCGAAGAACCCCACCCAAGACGTCGATGGGCTGAATGCTGACCAACGGTGCTTTGTAGCCTGGTCGCAAATGTGGGCCTACAAGGGGCGTTCGGAACGATTGCGGTTTCTGGTGTCTGTAGATGTCCACGCTATCGCGTCGGTGCGCGCCATCGCACCGCTGCTGCACCTTGATGCGTTCCACCAGGCTTTCGGTACCCGCCCGGGCGACGCTATGTGGCGCGCGCCGGAGAAGCGGCTGCGCATCTGGTAA
- a CDS encoding IS5 family transposase, translating to MTDDFFRNRLDQMIDLRHPLAVLANRMPWQEIEASLVQRWARQVKSGKKIEDLDLFGPVSAVAGGGVSNAGRPRLPTRLMVALLYLKHAFNESDEDVIQRWGETPTWQYFSGNEYFEHQWPCDPTQLGRFRKALGEEGVEELLARTMEVAVTLKLIAKKELTRMIVDSTVQEKAVAHPTDSKLLETARSKVVELAKANGIELKQTYAKEGQLLGYKAGRYAHARQFKRMRKAIKRQRTIVGRLQREVARKMTTLSQAIQETLGQTLDKAKRLVTQTGSRKAVDNRAKLYSWHAPEVECISKGKSRNPYEFGVKVGLAMTLKGNLIVGARSFPGNPYDGHTMHEQIEQSAILMQGLGVKPEVVYADLGYRGVDKDNPDIEIKHRGKDKRLTDEERRLLKRRQAIEPIIGHLKADHRMDRCHLKGSAGDALHAVLCAAGYNIRWLLRMIARKGLGLLLCLLQVSGLTGLFEKLAKIIGLNRLQGSDRRWGVA from the coding sequence ATGACCGATGACTTTTTCCGCAACCGCCTGGATCAGATGATCGATTTGCGCCACCCTCTGGCGGTGCTTGCTAACCGCATGCCTTGGCAAGAGATCGAAGCCTCCCTCGTCCAGCGCTGGGCACGCCAGGTCAAGTCTGGCAAGAAGATAGAAGACTTGGACTTGTTTGGTCCGGTCTCGGCCGTTGCCGGTGGCGGCGTCTCCAATGCCGGCCGTCCCCGTCTGCCCACCCGGTTAATGGTTGCCTTGCTGTACCTCAAGCATGCGTTCAATGAGAGCGACGAGGACGTGATCCAGCGCTGGGGTGAGACCCCCACTTGGCAGTACTTTTCTGGCAACGAATACTTTGAACACCAGTGGCCGTGCGACCCGACACAACTGGGGCGCTTTCGTAAAGCTCTGGGCGAAGAAGGCGTGGAAGAACTGCTGGCCCGCACCATGGAAGTGGCGGTCACCCTCAAGCTGATTGCCAAGAAAGAATTGACCCGCATGATCGTGGACTCCACGGTGCAAGAAAAAGCTGTGGCACATCCCACCGACAGCAAGCTGCTGGAGACCGCCCGATCCAAGGTGGTCGAGTTGGCCAAAGCCAATGGCATCGAGCTCAAACAGACCTACGCCAAAGAAGGCCAACTGCTGGGCTACAAGGCTGGGCGCTATGCCCATGCCCGCCAGTTCAAGCGCATGCGCAAAGCCATCAAACGCCAGCGCACCATCGTTGGACGGCTGCAGCGCGAGGTGGCTCGCAAGATGACCACGCTCAGCCAAGCCATACAAGAGACCTTGGGCCAGACCTTGGACAAGGCCAAACGCTTGGTCACGCAGACCGGCAGTCGCAAGGCAGTGGACAACCGCGCCAAGCTCTACAGCTGGCATGCGCCCGAGGTGGAGTGCATCTCAAAAGGCAAGAGCCGCAATCCGTACGAGTTCGGCGTGAAGGTGGGTCTGGCCATGACGCTCAAGGGCAATTTGATCGTGGGAGCCAGGAGCTTTCCCGGTAACCCGTATGACGGGCACACCATGCACGAGCAGATCGAGCAAAGCGCTATCCTGATGCAAGGCTTGGGGGTCAAGCCCGAGGTGGTGTACGCAGACTTGGGCTACCGGGGTGTGGACAAAGACAACCCGGACATTGAGATCAAACACCGGGGCAAGGACAAGCGGTTGACCGATGAAGAGCGCAGACTGCTCAAACGGCGCCAAGCGATCGAGCCGATCATCGGGCACCTCAAAGCGGATCACCGCATGGACCGCTGCCACCTCAAAGGCTCAGCAGGCGATGCACTGCACGCGGTGCTGTGCGCGGCGGGCTACAACATCCGCTGGCTGCTGCGGATGATCGCCCGGAAAGGCCTGGGCCTTTTGTTGTGCCTGCTGCAGGTGAGCGGTTTGACGGGCTTGTTTGAGAAATTGGCCAAAATCATCGGCCTCAACCGACTGCAAGGCTCAGATCGGCGCTGGGGGGTGGCTTGA
- a CDS encoding M13 family metallopeptidase, whose protein sequence is MNNIFSKATSALPGLLVAGLLATSTVHAGGVLTDVPALGYSPQNMDKTVDPRQDFFRYAAGNWLKNTEIAPSDPDVGGFTLLARNLDKQLLTLIKASAAETNAPKGSARQQVGDFYKAAMDDARRDALGVKPLEADLQRIAAAGGTPADYGRLAGRLQDGVGGSPLIMIAAMPDAKDSNTTVMVLLPGGQLLEQDEYSKPEHQKLRETYRQYVVSMLNGIGDPVDTARSNASKILAMEAKVAGSMMSPLQMRDPANTYNMMTLDQAQALIPALDLRAFLKVQGIAAPKKVQVVDINALKALQRMLTELPVGDVKQLLRWFLLASRASELGRPYRLVEEEFSRTRRGLKTSPEQERVVTQQIGAQLYHPLSQLYVQAYFPDSTRREITEMVGHIKDEFATRLRSNTWLDDATRRAALEKLGKIDIQVGYPSGWVDFSSLDIRPDDHFGNVQRANRFAFQRDMARVDKPVLKNRFAVATKTTPIAVNSAYNFTTNTIDITAAILQPPFYKPGADVAANYCAIGGVIGHEITHGFDSLGRQYDPRGNLRNWWTPKADKEFKQRTDVLVEQYSQYVVPAKFTSSHPPAPI, encoded by the coding sequence ATGAACAATATCTTCAGCAAAGCTACCTCTGCACTTCCCGGCCTTCTCGTGGCCGGATTGCTTGCCACTTCGACGGTTCACGCCGGAGGCGTTCTCACCGATGTCCCCGCTCTGGGCTATTCGCCCCAGAACATGGACAAGACGGTCGACCCGCGTCAGGACTTTTTCCGCTATGCCGCTGGCAACTGGCTCAAAAATACTGAAATTGCCCCCAGCGACCCTGATGTCGGCGGCTTTACGCTGCTAGCGCGCAACCTTGACAAACAACTGCTGACGCTCATCAAGGCTTCCGCTGCCGAAACCAACGCGCCCAAGGGCTCAGCGCGTCAGCAAGTCGGCGATTTTTACAAGGCGGCCATGGACGATGCCCGTCGGGACGCCCTTGGAGTCAAACCGTTGGAGGCAGACTTGCAGCGCATCGCAGCAGCGGGCGGAACTCCGGCTGACTACGGCCGTCTTGCCGGCCGTTTGCAGGATGGGGTTGGCGGGTCCCCATTGATCATGATCGCCGCCATGCCGGATGCCAAGGACAGCAACACCACCGTCATGGTGTTGCTACCCGGTGGGCAGTTGCTCGAACAGGATGAGTACTCCAAGCCCGAACATCAGAAGCTGCGCGAAACCTATCGCCAGTACGTGGTGTCGATGTTGAATGGGATCGGTGATCCGGTCGATACAGCCCGAAGCAATGCATCCAAAATTCTGGCCATGGAGGCAAAGGTTGCGGGGTCCATGATGTCGCCTCTGCAGATGCGGGATCCGGCCAACACCTACAACATGATGACGCTGGACCAAGCGCAGGCGTTAATCCCGGCGCTCGACCTCCGAGCCTTCCTGAAAGTGCAAGGGATCGCCGCGCCCAAAAAGGTGCAGGTAGTCGATATCAACGCCTTGAAGGCGCTGCAGAGAATGCTGACCGAGCTGCCGGTCGGCGATGTAAAGCAATTGCTTCGTTGGTTCTTGTTGGCCAGCCGCGCTTCGGAGCTGGGGCGGCCCTACCGGCTAGTCGAAGAAGAATTTTCGCGGACACGCAGGGGCCTCAAAACTTCCCCGGAGCAGGAGCGCGTGGTCACGCAGCAGATCGGAGCGCAGCTGTACCACCCTTTGTCGCAGTTGTATGTGCAGGCTTATTTTCCTGACTCCACCCGGCGCGAAATCACCGAGATGGTCGGGCATATCAAGGACGAGTTTGCCACCCGCCTTCGCAGCAACACGTGGCTGGACGACGCAACCCGCCGTGCAGCGCTTGAGAAGCTCGGGAAAATCGACATTCAGGTGGGCTACCCCAGTGGTTGGGTCGATTTCAGCTCGCTAGACATTCGCCCTGACGACCACTTTGGCAACGTGCAGCGTGCCAACCGCTTTGCTTTTCAGCGCGATATGGCGCGGGTTGACAAACCCGTTCTCAAGAATCGCTTTGCCGTAGCGACCAAGACGACCCCGATTGCGGTGAACTCGGCTTACAACTTCACCACCAACACCATCGACATCACGGCAGCCATCCTCCAGCCGCCGTTCTACAAGCCCGGTGCCGACGTCGCCGCCAATTACTGCGCCATAGGCGGGGTGATCGGCCATGAGATCACCCATGGTTTTGACAGTCTGGGGCGCCAGTACGATCCGCGCGGAAACCTGCGCAACTGGTGGACGCCGAAGGCTGATAAAGAGTTCAAGCAGCGCACCGATGTGCTGGTTGAGCAGTACAGCCAATACGTCGTCCCTGCAAAATTCACTTCAAGCCACCCCCCAGCGCCGATCTGA
- a CDS encoding FMN-binding negative transcriptional regulator, with product MYIPDHFAIKSADVMHKIIQAHPLGVLVTMTPEGLDANHIPFELHAERGVLTAHVARANPVWQQCKDGADVLVIFRADEGYISPNWYPSKHETHRLVPTWNYEVVHVHGRLAVQDQEKFVRGVVGRLTRTHEATEPKPWKMGDSAPEFIDGMLKAIVGIEITITRMEGKAKLSQNREDRDRLHAADELVRQGHAELAQAMRSAK from the coding sequence ATGTACATCCCCGATCACTTTGCTATCAAAAGCGCTGACGTCATGCACAAGATCATCCAAGCGCACCCGCTCGGGGTTCTGGTCACTATGACGCCTGAAGGGTTGGATGCGAACCATATTCCGTTTGAACTCCACGCCGAGCGCGGTGTGCTCACCGCCCATGTGGCGCGGGCCAATCCTGTCTGGCAGCAATGCAAAGACGGTGCAGACGTACTGGTGATTTTTCGCGCGGATGAGGGCTACATCTCCCCCAACTGGTACCCCAGCAAACACGAAACACACCGGTTAGTGCCGACCTGGAATTACGAGGTGGTGCATGTTCACGGGCGGCTGGCGGTGCAGGACCAAGAGAAATTCGTACGCGGTGTGGTGGGTCGGCTCACACGTACCCACGAGGCCACAGAGCCCAAGCCCTGGAAGATGGGGGACTCCGCCCCCGAGTTCATCGACGGAATGCTCAAAGCGATTGTGGGGATAGAGATCACCATCACCCGCATGGAGGGCAAAGCCAAACTGAGCCAAAACCGGGAAGACCGCGACCGGCTCCATGCAGCAGATGAGTTGGTCCGCCAAGGTCACGCGGAATTGGCGCAAGCCATGCGCTCAGCCAAGTAA
- a CDS encoding formylglycine-generating enzyme family protein, with the protein MKNLWMLTLLWMFTGSMAKAANDDMQAIRGFAIDRTEVSIAQFARYVQATGIFTTAERAGGGSTYEGGWVQRKGWTWRTPYGVPANDREPAVHITFNEAKAYCQWAGKRLPNDAEWMEAAYIERRATPTAGFVKDTRYPYPTGISPEGANCLGDCGSTKTLAAYAGGLVTSRGGGHVLTGTTRTGVNGLWDMGGNAWEWTDDGKPPAADTDRPTRGGSRWYGAAQMHRDHLQTKPASTAVVYIGFRCAKSLP; encoded by the coding sequence ATGAAAAATTTATGGATGCTGACACTGCTTTGGATGTTTACCGGCTCAATGGCGAAGGCGGCGAACGATGACATGCAGGCGATAAGAGGGTTTGCCATTGACCGCACGGAAGTGAGCATCGCGCAGTTTGCGCGCTATGTGCAGGCCACAGGGATCTTCACCACTGCCGAAAGGGCAGGAGGCGGCAGCACCTATGAGGGTGGTTGGGTGCAACGCAAAGGATGGACTTGGCGCACTCCTTACGGTGTTCCTGCAAACGACAGAGAACCCGCGGTGCACATCACGTTCAATGAGGCCAAAGCATATTGCCAATGGGCGGGTAAGCGGCTTCCCAATGACGCCGAATGGATGGAGGCGGCTTACATTGAACGACGGGCTACTCCCACTGCTGGTTTTGTGAAAGACACGCGCTACCCGTATCCAACTGGAATCAGCCCTGAAGGCGCCAACTGCCTGGGAGATTGCGGTAGCACAAAGACCCTTGCAGCTTATGCTGGTGGCTTGGTCACCTCCAGAGGCGGTGGCCATGTGTTGACCGGAACCACGCGAACAGGCGTCAATGGCCTATGGGACATGGGCGGCAATGCATGGGAGTGGACAGATGACGGTAAGCCTCCGGCGGCAGATACCGATCGCCCAACGCGCGGCGGCTCCCGGTGGTACGGAGCCGCCCAGATGCATCGCGATCATCTGCAAACGAAACCGGCCTCCACGGCGGTTGTTTACATCGGCTTCAGGTGTGCAAAAAGTTTGCCGTAG
- a CDS encoding CPBP family intramembrane glutamic endopeptidase produces the protein MLNFFHWEDVGSDFPFYRDSPSSLTFRQWWLVVAATAAAFMALALTATLSGAGLFWPFLPAIGLAAIPLLALARVAPEHWTCLFGRVGLREVRLMLGFALLNIVITMGLGAIVLALGHTSSNSATSQLGSLDALELIAFFAKTLPQLLGEELITILPFLALLHWLTQSLQWGRKTAIVAVWVLTSVMFGLLHLPTYDWNWLQCIVVIGGARMVLTLPWIMTKNLWVSTGAHITNDWILFGVGVLGAGLAGKV, from the coding sequence ATGTTGAATTTTTTCCATTGGGAAGATGTGGGATCTGACTTCCCTTTCTACCGCGACTCCCCCAGTTCCCTCACCTTCCGCCAGTGGTGGCTAGTAGTTGCTGCGACAGCAGCGGCATTCATGGCTTTGGCCTTGACCGCCACCTTGTCAGGGGCCGGACTTTTCTGGCCTTTTCTTCCAGCCATTGGGCTGGCGGCTATCCCGCTTCTGGCTCTAGCGCGAGTAGCACCTGAGCACTGGACCTGCCTTTTCGGCCGGGTGGGCTTACGAGAGGTGCGGCTGATGCTGGGTTTTGCTCTGCTCAACATCGTTATCACTATGGGTCTGGGGGCCATCGTGCTGGCGCTCGGCCATACGTCTTCCAATTCAGCCACTTCGCAGTTGGGTTCGCTGGACGCTTTAGAGCTCATCGCTTTTTTTGCCAAAACGCTGCCGCAACTGCTCGGCGAGGAACTCATTACGATCCTGCCGTTCCTGGCTCTTCTTCATTGGCTCACGCAAAGCCTGCAATGGGGGCGCAAAACCGCTATCGTGGCCGTGTGGGTACTTACCTCGGTCATGTTCGGACTGCTTCACCTGCCTACGTATGACTGGAATTGGCTGCAGTGCATAGTTGTCATCGGCGGTGCCCGTATGGTGTTGACACTGCCCTGGATCATGACCAAGAACCTCTGGGTCTCCACCGGCGCTCACATCACCAATGACTGGATCTTGTTTGGCGTGGGCGTGTTGGGCGCAGGTTTGGCTGGCAAGGTTTAA
- a CDS encoding AAA domain-containing protein, protein MFPSTIGNKEGLIFFRTSPDTAARLNVPGPLKIWSFQISIPSVDSAPPSTDRGTIEQELLRVQALMQLEQKEDLAQFKLKSAKVSIQERQKRGLTWYPVTITNEDTGFGGKVVLELERAPSQQGLHLFQVGSNASLFANLPGHSKDDQPTLPGVITSVRRNKLSLTTNKADLPDWVLDGCKLGIDLTFDEVSYREMERALAEVTRARGDRLAELRDVLLGAQQPRFREPKTDDLLYPSPLNESQLAAVRHVVAAQDVAIIHGPPGTGKTTTLVQAILETTRRERRVLVCAPSNTAVDLLTEKLAERGVNVIRLGNPSRVSELLLKHTLDARVMAHGSYSKMRAMRQTADQYRETASEYVRNFGFEQRQQRRLLKEEARALYQAADDLERFMTDDVLDSVQVITCTLVGAANRSIRHLTFETVFIDEAAQAVEPGCWIPIAKGERVILAGDHHQLPPTVKSEKAAREGLRETLFEKCIKRHPTTARMLTVQYRMHEHIMGFSSEHFYNGQLEAHPSVRHADLSAFDMSFASEQPVEFLDTAGFGFSEITIPESRSTANPEEADLLLKRLTQLLALHTPADDESKRLSIGVIAPYRAQINYLKDTIEESEALSGLLQNRILSVGTVDSFQGQERDIIAISLTRSNNHGEIGFLADIRRMNVGMTRSRRKLLLVGDSSTLSSHPFFKELLTYVKRIGGYRTAWEIVD, encoded by the coding sequence GTGTTCCCCTCCACCATCGGCAACAAGGAAGGGCTGATATTCTTTCGCACCTCGCCAGACACTGCCGCACGACTTAACGTGCCGGGCCCTCTCAAAATTTGGAGCTTTCAAATATCTATTCCATCGGTTGACTCCGCCCCTCCTTCTACCGATCGTGGCACTATTGAGCAAGAGTTGCTCCGCGTGCAGGCCCTCATGCAACTGGAGCAGAAAGAAGACCTGGCGCAATTCAAGCTCAAAAGCGCAAAGGTCAGCATCCAAGAGCGCCAAAAGCGTGGGCTCACCTGGTACCCCGTCACCATTACCAACGAAGACACCGGCTTTGGGGGCAAAGTGGTGCTGGAGTTGGAGCGCGCGCCTAGCCAGCAGGGCCTGCATTTGTTTCAAGTGGGAAGCAATGCGTCGCTGTTTGCCAATCTCCCGGGCCACTCGAAGGACGACCAGCCCACGCTCCCTGGTGTGATCACCAGCGTGCGGCGTAACAAGCTGTCGCTCACCACCAACAAGGCCGACTTGCCCGACTGGGTGCTTGATGGCTGCAAGCTGGGCATCGACCTCACCTTTGACGAAGTGAGTTACCGCGAGATGGAGCGCGCTTTGGCTGAGGTCACCCGCGCCCGTGGCGATCGGCTGGCCGAGCTACGCGATGTACTGCTGGGCGCGCAGCAACCGCGCTTTCGGGAGCCCAAGACCGACGACCTGCTCTACCCTAGCCCGCTGAACGAGTCGCAGCTGGCGGCGGTGCGCCATGTCGTCGCCGCGCAAGATGTGGCCATCATTCACGGCCCTCCCGGAACCGGCAAAACCACCACGCTGGTGCAAGCCATTCTGGAAACCACCCGGCGAGAGCGGCGGGTGTTGGTGTGCGCCCCCTCGAACACGGCGGTAGACCTGCTCACCGAAAAGCTGGCCGAGCGCGGCGTCAACGTGATCCGCCTGGGCAACCCCAGTCGCGTGTCAGAGCTGCTGTTAAAGCACACCCTCGATGCCCGGGTGATGGCCCATGGCAGCTACAGCAAGATGCGGGCGATGCGCCAAACTGCAGACCAGTACCGCGAAACCGCCAGCGAATACGTTCGCAACTTTGGCTTTGAGCAACGTCAGCAGCGCCGGCTGCTGAAAGAAGAGGCGCGCGCGCTGTATCAAGCGGCTGACGATTTGGAGCGCTTTATGACCGACGACGTGCTCGACTCGGTGCAGGTCATCACCTGCACCCTGGTGGGCGCGGCCAACCGCAGCATCAGGCACCTCACGTTTGAGACTGTTTTCATCGACGAAGCTGCTCAGGCCGTGGAGCCCGGATGCTGGATACCGATTGCCAAGGGCGAGCGGGTGATCCTGGCTGGCGACCACCACCAGTTGCCCCCCACTGTCAAGAGCGAAAAAGCCGCCCGCGAAGGGCTGCGCGAGACCCTGTTTGAGAAGTGCATCAAACGCCACCCGACCACGGCGCGCATGCTCACGGTGCAGTACCGCATGCATGAGCACATCATGGGTTTTAGCTCTGAGCACTTCTACAACGGCCAGTTAGAGGCGCACCCTAGCGTGCGCCACGCCGACCTGAGTGCGTTCGACATGAGTTTCGCGTCCGAACAGCCTGTGGAGTTTCTCGACACGGCCGGTTTTGGCTTTTCTGAAATCACCATTCCCGAAAGTCGCTCCACCGCCAACCCGGAAGAAGCCGACCTATTGCTGAAGCGACTCACCCAATTACTAGCGCTGCACACCCCAGCCGACGATGAGTCAAAACGCCTCTCTATCGGCGTGATTGCGCCCTACCGTGCCCAGATCAACTATTTGAAAGACACCATCGAGGAGAGCGAGGCGCTTAGCGGCTTGTTGCAAAACCGCATATTGAGCGTGGGCACGGTCGATTCGTTTCAGGGCCAGGAGCGCGACATCATTGCTATCTCACTGACGCGCAGCAATAACCACGGAGAAATTGGCTTTCTGGCGGACATTCGCCGCATGAACGTGGGCATGACCCGCTCTCGCCGAAAGCTGTTGCTGGTGGGGGATTCGTCTACGCTGAGTAGCCATCCCTTTTTCAAGGAGCTGCTGACCTACGTGAAGCGCATTGGCGGCTATCGCACCGCGTGGGAAATCGTGGATTAG